TTCTGGGTCACGGGTATGGAGCAGACCAGTCCTTTTGGGCCAAAATCCTCCCGGCCCTGGCCGGACACTTCCGCGTTCTCCTCTTTGACTGGGCCTTCTCGGGCGCCGTCGAGGATCCGACCCTGTTCGACCCGGAGAAGCATTCCTCGCTTGGAGCTTTTGCCGACGACTTGATAGCTCTGGTGGACGAGGTCGGGTTTGGACCCTCCGTTTTCGTCGGACACTCCATGTCCGGCATGATTGGATGCATTGCTTCCGTTAAAAGACCCGAACTCTTTAAGAGGCTTGTGCTCATCGGAGCTTCTCCAAGGTATCCATTTTTAATTTgctttttttttgttattaagtTGTTAATATCTCTCCTCCTCTCTTCGagcgcttttttttttttttctttaatacgAGCTCATCTTTTCTTTggcagaatttttttttttaatagaagcAGGAATATATGTTTCTTTAGGATATAATAAAAATTTCCCTTCCCCTACTTTTATTTGGTTGTTCACGATATGCCTCCTTTGTGAACCATTGGATAACTAAGGATCTGTTTGGTATTGttgctatttttattttatttttaaaaattttatacagTAAAAAAGTTACAAAAATATGTTTACTTATATTATTAGTTTTCTTATTTCAATTGTTGGCTTTCAACTATTTaccaaaaaactgaaaatcagattttatgatttttaattgttTGGCTGTTTGTTGTCAAAAATTTCAATATTCAGAAATAGattttttagattaaatcattcattttacacatttttaaattgaaattaaaattaaatagttgtatgaatttaaatataattaaaataaaatatgcataaattacaaaataataataataataataataataataaagccaattactattttactattttttaattgtcatgtccaaaaaaaatttattctaaagTAAATTTcgaaattaagtaaaataattataatacttttattttattgaaattatttgtaattttttattttaatcatatttttataatattatttgatttcaaaagaaaatgaatatttttattaaatacttttgtggtttttgatttttaatttacgttactaattttcattttttatttttataattttttacgGTGATACCAAACAATTcctaatttttgaaaaagttaaTTATCTAATTATTTAACTCATCGGTCAACGAAATCATATTATCAAAATGGCTAAAATATCATGTTGGTTGTTCATACCAAAactcaataataaaaaaatttatgagttAATTACATAAAATTGTGATTTAATTACGTTGCTAAGTTCATCTCTCGCAACCGACCAATGTTATCAAAATGATTATTTTAGACTTTATTGTTTAGATTATGGCTTTAATTATTTGGGTaggcaaaaaatattttcaatagaaAATTGGAAAGTTATTTTTTGAGAACCATTATAATAATCTTCCTTTTAAGTTTAAAGGTTAAGAGGAAAAgtttagtttctttatttagggacattatttttcaattgaaatatATGTTcaactaaaatatatattttttctttgtgtgaaacaatggaaaacaaaaaaataaaaaaatattttcccctcGGGCAAAAAGCCTAAGCAAATGAATGAATATTGTTAATTCACGAGGATCCAAATTTTTGAATATTGTAAATTCTTTCTACTACTAAAATGTCACTGTTATGtgtaattatattatttaaaatagAGTAAAATTCAGTAATAtcctctaattttttttaaaaatgacacTTCACTTCCTGTATTTTCAAAAGCTATCACAAAACCccctaaattttaatttatttacaaAATGAACCTTCCATTAATTGATAATTAGTCTGTAGCTATGCATAtgtgaaataaattttaattttagctgtaataaaatgatattttaaaacaacattgtttaataattaaattgaaaaaattgatcTACACAGTGTCTTGAACTAAGTAATTCAAAGAACTAATTGGTTTTCAAATTAATTGATCTATCTAGTCTAATCACTTTAAATCAACCAACTGACATCgacataacaaaaaaaaaaaaacctattattattttaaattttgtaaaaatatatatatgaaaaataaaatttgataataaatcattaaaatatataataattataatactaaaaaatatttattagatgtaattttcatgcaaatttaatgactaaacaaatcataaaataaatcaaacatagtttaatatttttaaattcaaataacttATCCAACATAGTTTTAAAAAAGATAAactaattaaaatttcaaaattccttCTTTAGaagttaaaattataaaattatatattagtTCTTTTGCGTGTAAAATATAAAtgcaaaatgtaatataaaaaacactcaaacttatattaattggttgaccATTGTTTGAGCCAATTAGTGAAGTAACGTTTATCAAATATTCATTAGACTTAGGCCATAAAAAGAGAAATAACTCATTTTCTTTCGCATATTCTTTTTCAACCCTCCTCCAACTTTGAATTCGACTCAAACCCTAATAAGTGGATGTCCCCTAAAAGGCAAATTGTACTATATCAACTATTATATATTGAAAGGAAGGATATGCACTTTCAATTTGCTTTATTTTATTCcaaaaaaatttccttttgtgtgtgtgttttttttttattatttataaattcacattccacaataaataaaaaattcaagCAATGATTACATTTGTAAATTAACAATTTCTAAGATATCTTCTCATTAATTTTTGCAAGCCCATACTCataactattaaaaaaaaaaaaacttgaaaaactATCAATAATTTTAGAAAGCCTATggcaaatatataaaagaaaataaggtTGTAAACTGTATATTTAGGGGAAAAAAATATCAGATACATCAGGTGTATATATTGCATCTAACATGATTTTGCCATGCGTAGAAAAAACtatctaaattaattaaatgcaTATATGTGGCGAAATTATAATAAATCTGGTGTATACGCCCGATGTATCTAATAATTTCTCATATCGCAAGAGAATAGAAATTCTACTTATTCCAATTTCTTTTTTAGAGATTCACATACCGTAGTTagaataaaattttcaaatcataaataagTTAGTAAATTgattaaaaaatttcaaatgaaaTTTTCCCTATTTTGTGCATACAAATTTTCCAAAATCACACAAATATACATCATAAACACCAAATTAAAGcccacaactaaataaataaatgtatatagattcattctcattctcatGTTGTACGTTATGTGTGTATacctatatatgtatatgaatagGTACATAAATTTAGAAGATTACGAGGGGGGCTTTGAGAAGTCAAATGTCGAGGAGATGCTCACTAGATTAGAATTAGATTACGACAAGTGGGCTTCATTTTTTAGCACTTTCGTTGTGGGTGCGCATGACTTGCCCTCTGTCAATTTGTTCTATGCAAGCCTCAAAAGAATGCGACCTAAAGTCACCCTCTCCGTCGCTAAAACCATCTTTTACGGTGACTACCGAGACGTCCTGCCCAAGGTCGTCATCCCATGCACCATCATACAGACTGCCAACGATGCTGGAGTTCCCATCTCAGTCGCCCACTACATGCATGACAAGATTGGCGGAGAATCAACAGTGGAGATGGTCGAGTTCCCGGGGCATTATCCGCAACTCAGTGCGCCTCAGCTATTGCTTGATGTGCTTGGTCGAGTCCTAGGCTTTTGATATTGGATCGAGTTTAAGGAAGACGCATGCTCAATAAAAAGAAGAGGAAATCATATGTGCATGCGCACTATTCTTCATGCATTGCTCTATTCTACTCTCTACTCAGCAAGGTCAATAATGATTAGCATTCTTGTTTTGAATAATTATAGGGATATGTAGGGGTTTATTGGTGTAGCTCTATGAATGGTATACTATAAATGAATAATGGGGTAGAGGGTATCTAGGGGTTTAATTAGGGGTGTAACTTTATGAACAATATGGTAGAATGTAAAGAGATGAATTGGTAGAATGTATTGTGTATTTGTAATAAAAACTAGTATTGTGGCTTGTTGAAGGTCTGTAAGTATTATGCAAGGATTAATGTCACGAACAGCAAAATATCAAGGGCGAAAAATCACCTTTGCCTTAATCAATCCAACATGCAATGGAGTCACATTTCAAATTTGCCTGGCGATGTTTCTCGTACAATTATAATGTCTCTAAAATCGAATCTAtgtttacaaaaatttcatactaagctcggccaaactgcatccactcctaagctcgggacttgCTACTACTTTggcaaactggccccctcaacccaataaactggggagctgcatcctctccgaacacagtttgacggtacctacacactatctgagatatatggttgcactctattttgtatatagcaacagtaccgtgctttgtattctttatctgtatctgtctgtaatcattcctcagggatctgatatatatattttactgttttcatcatgtttccaaaattaccataatgttatctttctgtactgtaaattctgtaatctctatatgctgtatctgtagcatcttgatgctatctctgtatatctgtctataaaagatatatctatatactctatctgtatactctgaatgttatggtaataggaaacatggcatactgcaAATGCTCTATATGCTGATATAAGTAAAACTGTACTATACTATTCTAGATAAacatctgtaatatactgatctgtataaaactataacatactgactTGAGTAAatatctgtatacatatatatatatatatatatatgtatatatatctgttttgtgaaactatttgaataaaagctgtatatgtacgtatatctgtctgtataatctctgtgaatatctggctatatttgtatgttctgtataacttcatatattagaaaaactgtataaagttctacatcaaatattatctactcagaccacacatactttaagaacacatattctgaaaaactacataataactggtatacatacatgttggtaaaatttctattaacatattcaaatttcctagcatagcatatttcccttaccttatctctgaaaaatccctactatactctagccttatacccgcagggttcttcactcaacaccctcaaaacaacatcccccaaaacaaaacatcagtattttcctacatacaacatttcctataactacagggaaaaaaaattttgaataaaacatcttaccctgaatttaggatgaattttAAACCAACTTCCCCCACGATCAGccccggcagacttgcaaagaatttcaccaggagcgtcatggtggcctcaaatcttcaatccagcgagaaatgggaccagaatcgaagagagaaggggaggaagacgttttaaagagagagaaaggttTTCTTGCGCTGGAATTTTGTTAAAAATTCGTGTTTTCACTACTTATAGaatcggattcgtcgacgagacacgtcatctcgtcaatgagtccttaaggaatttcgtcgacgaaccctccttcctcgtcaatgaatttcagattgcctaaaaacccctcttggtatcttctcgttgacgaggcgtgGCTTTGCCGATGAGGCCCTATGTAAATTTTTTAGGTTATTAAatccaaaatgcaacatcgtcgacAAATGcaaagcgttcgttgacgaagtctgctacctccttctgtttccgtttccatttccccccccccctctttagtatttaaataccattatttttcgggtcattatagTTTCTGTAGTTCCTCAAGGAATACCTTAGCATCATCCTCATCGGAGATTGCGCCCCTAAATACTTTTGGAATAGAGCGTTTCATGATCATTAGGCTCATGCGAGCGATTAGAATGCTCCCTCCTCTCCAAGTCCCTCTTCATATCAGAAGTACTTGTATCTGTAAGGGCAGGAGGCCATTCTGTCCATAGCACAAGATCACAGATGCAGTAactaaatgcaaaaaaaaaaccaaacaacaTGCTTAGTTATAATATACAAGTCATATTATATTCCTAAATCAATTCCATATATACATGACAAGTATATTAACAAATAAAAGTGGGCCCCAATTGAATATACCTAGTACAACATTAATATTCTATCTTTGGACAGAAATATTAACTTGTTAGTGGTATTCTTCATGCAGTGATCAAATACTTACAATAAGTCCTACCAAATGCCTTTCATTGGACCGACTTATTATTCACATGGATAACCTAACAATCATGACTTATTTATCACCGCAAGTATACAAGTTTTTTGGCCTAGCAATGACCTTCCTTTGGGCcgatcattactcacacaaacaATACACATACATCCCTAATgtttcaatataaatgcatttACATAATAAAGGTTAGTTTGGCAAATTATTACTTCAATATACTTATACTGAAACACTAGACATATACAAATTAccttagaaagaaaaacaaaatttcCTTCACAAGCGCCGAAGCTtgaagtccttttttttttttttagcctgcGGGCCCTGAACAATtcccttaaaattttttttttattggaattACTCCAAAACGATCCAAACTTTAAAAAAACCCAAATTAGGgctataaaaacatattttaaccaTGGCGAATAAAATTCCTTTAATTCTAAAACATGATGATCCATAAAATCATGCAACAACACATCAAATTTAGGTTTTCTTTAAACTTTATTATGCAAAACCTAGATCTAGGGTTTTAATACAATCaatatcattcataaatcatatcatgcacGGTTTCTTAATCAACAACATGATTAGGCTCCAATACCACTTGTTAAAAATAACTTTAATCCATAAAATCTAATAACCCaagatcatcatgttattcaattaagaaaactaaacgcGGAATAAATACCTAGATCCATAAATGTGTTTGCTTTGATTTGCTCAACAACCTTTAGCGGAGAGTTTTGACCTTCCACGGTCAAATCCTTAAGTGTctcacttgtgttcttctctttagatGGGAAAAGAAAGAACGTGAAACTATTTCTTATTTGACTTGAGGACCATAACCCTAATAGGTTTTCCTTATATACTAAGTTATTTTAGAAGCTTATCAAtcctaaattaacttagtattggGTTTCTACACATTGCAAAGCTCATACCCAATAGATGTCAAAATGGCCCTATAATATAATTGGTTTTAAATATGTGAGCccacaataggaaattaaaattttctaacataTATAACATTTCAAAACCATTCCAAATATTCTTAATTGTATCACAAATGgagattttgttaaaaaaaaaaaaattaatgatctAAGGCACTATATAGTCTGCGTATAGCTTTTAAATTAATGATATGCATATGTCTTTCATTTATATTCTACCTATATCTAAATTTAGGCATGGTCTCTCCATGTTCCACCATAGTTGGTGGAGTATACCTTCTTGgacaatatttcatatttcaaaatcaaaagaaaatgtatatactcatcctagacttccaataaataaaattatttccatcAAAGAATGGTAGTCTAATGGTGGAAGATCCCTCAAATGAAAAAGTGTTGGTTGTTGTAGATCCTTTAAGATTATTAAGTCAAAAAATTAGAGCTAGGCTCTCATATCAATTATTGGCCCAAAGGCAACCCAAGAGGCGAGGTGAATtgagtttaaaaattaaaagtacttgatttgaaaatttaagGCAAATTACATAGTTCAAACACATATACAGTTAAAGAACAATTTAAATAAAAGGAGAGCAGAGAAAAGAGATTGCAAACAAGTTTATAGTGGTTTGACAGCCCAACCTACATCCACTCTCTCAAGGTTAACCTCTTTAAGGTTCACTAAACCCCTTGCTTTAACGGCAGTAAGGACAGCTTTTACCTTTTTGTTTTCTATAGAGAAAAGGAAACTAATTTTGCAAAAGAGaaattacaaatcaaatattctCAAAAGGAATGATTTACAAGTTAAGCTCAAGACAAACTCTCTAGGAATATTCAAAAGATGGCACAAGAGAGATTAAGAGAGAATAAAATATTTAGGCACTTGACAATTCAATACAAGTATCTTCTCTAACATCCTCTAGGCTTTAGAGGGCATATATATTAGAGAAAAGCTAGTCATTTTATGTCTCATAGAAAAGTTTTCAGTACAGGTCAGTCAACTGCTTACAAAGCTTGGTCAACCTCATGCTAGCCGtttgaaagaaaaattatatcTGATATGCCCAAAACAATCTAACTAATGAGGGTAGGTCAACGCCTATCTTGCACCTTCTCTAGGTCTgacattctgacgagtgattagctccaacctaataaagaggaggagagatccacgtcAACGGCCTTAATAACCGAGTTATAGGTGCACGCACTTATTGCTAGAGAGCGATCCACGCTCCCGTGCAATAAATTCGAGCCAACCTgcggtcaactcgagcccctataaaaagggatttggagaaaaggtaaaggtaagtcattcaacacaattatactgttgcattcagtctctctaaaagcattcctcttacttaggcatcggagtgatcccctggAATACACCcgaggtcctccaagcctttattTTCCtcctctttcaggtcaacgggagtcgaaggagcatccttGCTATTTTTACCCTACAACAATATCATTGTAGGCAAAGTTGGCTAGACCAGTTGACCACTTTTTGAGGGCCGGTTGACTGCCCCAAGCTAAAAGCCTTGTTTCTTCATAAACATCTTATGACTTAATGGTCATATAGCTTTTAGTTTTTggtttaaaaaagaaaaattttaaacctAAGATAGTGTTCAAGATTTCAAgccttgaatttagatttatgtggatttagaaaacaaactaaatacaatttatattatattatatatatatatatatataaattcgtccaaattcaaatccaaattaagaaattcatgctctcaaataTAGGATAAGTGTCTATTCATTCAAacaagttagtttttttttttttttttttcaaatattaagtaATAGTCACCGATCATATAAATTACTAAAATTGAATTCAATTAATTATCCACATATGTTGAGACTTAAGACTTGGTTATCAATTTTTC
This window of the Malania oleifera isolate guangnan ecotype guangnan chromosome 6, ASM2987363v1, whole genome shotgun sequence genome carries:
- the LOC131157669 gene encoding probable strigolactone esterase DAD2, whose protein sequence is MEVEKGQLAAAMKATIVGSGIESIILGHGYGADQSFWAKILPALAGHFRVLLFDWAFSGAVEDPTLFDPEKHSSLGAFADDLIALVDEVGFGPSVFVGHSMSGMIGCIASVKRPELFKRLVLIGASPRYINLEDYEGGFEKSNVEEMLTRLELDYDKWASFFSTFVVGAHDLPSVNLFYASLKRMRPKVTLSVAKTIFYGDYRDVLPKVVIPCTIIQTANDAGVPISVAHYMHDKIGGESTVEMVEFPGHYPQLSAPQLLLDVLGRVLGF